The genomic segment TATTTATGTCAAATGAATACAGTGTCATTTTTAAAGATCGTTTGTATTACATAGTTTTACAGCAGTATAAAATTCATTGGTATATAAATCATATTCTAATGAATCATTATTTTCTTTTTCTATTGCATAAGGATGAATAATTTTTACTCTATTAAAATTATTTTTGACCAGATGAGGAATACAAGATAGTGATTTTAATTGTTTTAATAGATCGAAAAAAGAAATTGTTAAATTCAATTAAGTATTATTTAACTAGATCTAAAACAATATAATAAGCTCTTGTATTGTTAAATTTTTCTAGTTTCGTAGTTTTTAGATATTTTAATACTTTTTTGTTTAGAATATGTTTTAATAAATTTATTTCTTCATTACCTAGTTTGGTAATATAAGCAGACGTTTTTGGAATTTTATAAGTTGAATTTATATTTCAAAATAGTTTTCTTTGATCTGTTTTAATATTAGAAATTAAATGATTATTTTGAAATATAAATTTGTCTTGGTTATTATTAATGGTCATTGCATGTTAAGTTATGTTTGAAGTTTTATCAGATAAAGTCACACGATACTTTTTATTGATCTTACTATGTGCCTTTGGCAATGTTCAGATATTTTTAAGTAAGTAAGATATACATGTTATTAAGGACGAAGATAATTAGTAAATAAACGACATCAATAAATTAATTTCGATAAGTTAAAGTTATATAAGGTTTGTAGTTTTATTTTTAATTAATGCTTATTTGAATTAAAAAGTTAAATTTTATAGTTAAATAGTTAAGCATTAAGATTATGTTTAAAAATTATTAAATATCAATACGTTTTAAGTTTATGATGTTCCTAATATGCCGATGATTTGTTCCTAATGTGCCGATGATTTGTTCCTAATGTGCCGATGATTTGTTCCTAATGTGCCGAAAGAATTATCGACTTGTGGATAAGTGTTCCTAATGTGCCGAAATTTTATTTATAATACATGGAATATAATAAAAAAACTTTATTTAAGGTGAGTTTTATTACGTTAAAATTGTAAAAATGTTATCCACAAGAATAGCTATCGGCACATTAGGAACGTTTTTAATAAAAAACAATTAAACATATATACAGTATTATTTGTATACATGTTTAATTGTTTTTTGTCAGGATTATCCTAAGTAACGGATTATTATCGTTTCTTTCTATTATTAAATTATATCTAGGTAGTTTATTTTCTTTAACAATTTTATATATTTCATATTTAAATCTACGAAAGCTTCCTTCTACACCACTTTTTTCAAACAAGGTTAATAAAGAAATAGCAAAGCCTTTTTCTCCAGCACCTCCTGCATGTTTACGTGCAACACGATATAACCACCTTTCGCGTCCGCCTGTAATTGAGAAATATAAAGGATCTATTGCGAGAACCCCCCCGTCTGTCAAAATACCTTCATAAAACCATTCAGCTAGAGTAATACTCATGCCTTGACTAATACCAGTAATTTCATCTACATGATCTGTCCAAGATTCAATCCAGCTGAATTGACGTTGTTTTTTTCCTTTGTGTGCTCGAATATTTGTTACAACAGTTGTGGATTGTAGTCTTCCCAAGCTTTCTTTTAACAGTAGATACTGTCTTCCTCCAGTATTTCTGCTAATGGATCGTAGCAAATCATATGGATGAAAATATAGAGTTTTTGAGATATCATTTATTTTTTTTCTTTTCATCTCATTAATACAAGAAGTGGCCCAAATTAGGATATCAGCATCCCAAATAGTTGCCATTCCAAATTCTTGATTTGGATATACATTTACAAAAACACCACCGTCTGGGCTGATATATTCAATAGGTTTTAATCTTTTACGTTTTGCTAAAGAAAAAAACGGGCGCTCCATAGTTTCTCTATGGTCTCGTAGAGGAGCATCAGTAACATATGGTACAAAAAAATCGAATTGGGAATGGCGTGGGTTTTCTTTATTATTCATACGTATACCTGTATACAATTATATATTGTTTAATCGTTTGTTAAGCCACCAATATGAGATTTACCCTTTTTAACGAATAATAAATTAAGGGCTTCTTCTAACAAAGCTTGTACTGTTGTATCTTCTTCTGCTGCAATAATACGTAGTTGTCTTGCAATTTTTGGATCGAAATGACCAGCAATAAGTTTTGTACCAAAGCGAGAGAGATTTTGTTTTTTACTATTATCAATTTTATTGCTATTTTCTTTTTCTTCTTCTATCTGTGGAACAGCACGGTTAATAGCATCCAGTAATAAATTAGATTTATTTTTCATGATTTTTACTTTCATACATGTATACATATATATTTGTATAATTGTTTTATTTCTTTTGCAGCTTTACTGTTTGGCTCATATTCTTGTGCGGTTTGCCCAAATTGTTGTGCACGAGAAAAAGCAATTCTGTTACCTATTTTAATAGGACATAACTCTACACCAAGTTGTTTAACAGCATCTTGAGCTTCTTCTATTTCTTTTCCTGTTGGTGGGCAAAATGTCAAAATGACCGATGATCTTTTACTAAAAGCTTTTATTAAATCAACAGTACGTGTCATTGCGATAATATCTAATACTGCTGGTTTAGTTGGAATTAACACTAAATCTGCAAATTTTGCAGCATCATAGGCTATATCTTTAGCAAAAGGTGGAGTGTCAACAAAAACAAAATTAGCACCAGCATCTTTAGATGCTTTTAGATAATGTTCAAGACGTGCTGGAGGGATTGCAGTAACAGCTAAATTATCTTGATTTTGACGACTATCATTCCAAAATGAAGAGCTTGCTTGAGGATCTAAATCAAGTAGTATAACTTGCTTATTATTTGTTATAGCTTCAACAGCTAGAGCTGTAGATAAAGTGGTTTTTCCTACTCCACCTTTTTGAGAAATAATAGAAATAATTTTCATTTTTACATTCATACATATATAAGATTTTACATAAAAACATATATACTTGTATACATGTTTTTGCAAATAATATTTCTGGTTTTAACTGCAAAAAATCCTGTGTAAAATTATATCGTTTTGAAGTTTATTAAAAACTAATTGTTCTGTTTGTTGTTTTTTAGCAAATTCAAGAGCTATTGCTATACTGAGTATTAGCGATAAAGGTCCTGAAGGGCCAAATGAATAATTAATATTATGAGTAGAAACGGAGATTTGTTGCTTTTCTAGTTCTAAAATAATGTTGGTATTAACACTATCTTCTATATTATTTGTCCATATTGATTTTATTTTGTTGATATCATCACATCCATAGGAAATAAACTGCTTAAAATCATTTTTAATATTATGTAAGGAAAGTGGCATATGGCGACCAATATAACCGCCAGTTTGATTAACATTTTGTTTTCGCTCAAATAATTCTGAGCTCAATAATTGAGCTGTTATAAATTCACTATAACTCTTTTGATTATTGTCCCATAATTGTAATGATAACAGTAATATTATTTTTTTTGTTTCTATTTTATTGTTAAATATTGGAAATATTTCTTCTATATGATGTAAAACATGACAGGGCCTATCATCCCACTGTTGTTTTATCGTGCTTTGATACTCTGTTTCTTTGAAAGAAGAGGTCTCAGGTAGTAATAGAAATATTTCTTGTAAATTACTTTTATAATTAGGGTATTGGTTTTGTAATTGTTGATGAATATCTTCGAAAAGCTCCTTAATAGGAAGATAATGTAGGTGTAAAGGGCGCGCTTTTTGGGGAAAAACAGGAGGAGTATCTGATAATAGATCATTTACTCCATTTTTTTCAGGTGTTAATACAGCGTTTCCTAGTATTGCAATTTTATTTTTCCCCCATTCTTTCCATAAAGAATCAGTCTTATCTATTTCTTTGTTCCAATATTTTGTTAATAAAGAAGACCCTATGTATTTTAATGCCCAAAATACATATAAAATAACCCACCCTAAAATAGTGGGAATTAAACATAATCCAACAATCTGTCTTGGGTTTTCATAGTTTAGAATGAATATTGCAATGATAATTGCAATAATTTGTAGGGATATAAAAAAAATGCTCCAAAACCATAAACTTGGTGGAGAGGAGAGTTCTTTTTTTGTCAAAGTTGGAATGGGCCAGCTCATATGGAAATCTCTAAATAAAAGGTTAATTACTTGGACTGTTGCAGCATATAGTAATAATTAAGAAGCTGTATGAAGCGTATATTTATTTGTTGTTGTAAAGTTGTTGTATCTTGTTGCTGTTTTTTTTGTTCTTTCATTTGCCTTAATAATTCATCTAAAGGTGGGGATTGAAATAAAGGTTTTTGAATAGAAAAAACGATAGATTTTAGCTCTGATACGGTAATGTATTGGCCTCTTCTTTCATCAAGTTCATTTAATCGGTCTAGAAAGCTTTGTAATTGGTTTTGGATTGTTTGATATGTATTGGTTTGTATATATTGGTCTGCTAACTCTTTCTGCTTGTTTTGCCACTGTTTTTGTAATTTTGTAACTTGTGTATTTTGGGGGAATAAAGACTGATATAATTTAATCAAATGATCACCATAATAAATGCTCCATAAAGGCTGTATTTCAATTCGATTAAGGATTTCCTCGCCACTGGTTAAAATATTATCAGTTGTTTCTTTTGAAATTTTATTTTCTGCTAGTTTAGCTAATATATTAATCTGGCTATCTGTTAAATTCTCAGGGAAATAGTGACTATTTACGATAGGAACATTTTTTAAATTTATATATTGATCATAAAATATAGCTCCGTCCGAAATGATACCAATGAACATAATCACACAGGCTCCCGTTATAAATCCTTTCCAAAAACTTTTTTTGGAAGGATTGTTCTCTGATTGAACAAGGGGCATGGAAGATAAAGAAATACTATCTTTAGTTGTTTTTTTATCTTCATTGTTTTCTTCTATAATTAGTTCTTTTTGTTGTTTGGTTAAGTTGGGGATATCATTACTACTTGTGAGGTCTTCATTTTTTTTTTCTTTTATTTTGCCAGCAAGATCAACAGGAACCATATTAGATATTGAATTTTCTTGCTCGAGACGCTCTAATTGCTTGGCTGTTTTTGAGGTAAGACGATATAAATCAGTCATTCCTGTTAAATGTTTAATTTCTAAATCTTGAAAATTTTGACACAAATGATCAAATAATCTTTCAAGATGATAAATAGATGTCAGGTCAGCATAAGAAAATTGATAAGATCGTAAGAATTGTTGAATAGATTTTACTAGCCACGCAATAATTTCAACTCTAATATGTGTTTGCTCTGGCCAAAAATTAAACCAATATTTACCTATAAGTGTATCAATAAGATCTATACCTTTTGTTAATCCTTTTAGCTGGTATAACTTTGTCAGCGCAATGGTATAGAAAGAAAGCGTTTGTAAATCCGCTCCATTTTTGCATAATATAATTTTACAAAGTTCCTCTACTTTTTCCCAGTCAATATCTGGTCGAGCAGGATGGTTTAGTTTTCCCATTTCTTCCTTTAAAGACGTAAATTCTTTTAGTGCAATTGGTGTTTTTCCAATTTTTCCAAACTTATCTGATAATATTGAATTCATATTGCTGCTCTTTAATCGATTTGTTGACGTTGACGTAAATAGTTAATCAGAATACGCCCTTCTGGAGCAAACTCGGTACTAAATCGAACCAATCCTACTTTATGTAAATGTGCTCTTATTGTGTAATATAGATTTCCTGTTTTATCTTCAGAAATCAGATTTACGTTTACAGACTTCAATCTGGGCTCGTACTTTAATAAAACTTTTTGAATAATATTCATTAAATTATAAGCGGACTCAGGTAAATTTTGCAGAATAGAGTGAAGATCAGGAATACCATAATCTGGTAAATGAGCTAGATTGCCTGCACGACAGTTCAGCACTCTTTCAATATTATTCATAACGGATAAAATAATTTTGTCTGTATCATTTACTTGATAGAGATCAAGCTCATCCGTAAAGTTAAAAGTTAACATTTCATATAATGAAGGATTCATTTTTTCTTTTGGTCTTTCAACTCTTTCTTCGTTGGCTTTACAGATAAATTATTTGCATTCACGTCAACTATTCGTGGTTTCTTTTTAATAAGGTAATCTCTACGAATAATTGCTTTCCAATTGTTTTTCTCTAAGTCAGGCTTTCTGAAAAAGGCAACTATAACGATATAAATTGTCTCTTTTTCTAAAGAACGATGTAATAATATTTTCTCATTTGGTTTAAGAATAATATCGTACCTGCTTAGTGTGTTTTGTTTGACAACATCATTTTTTTCTTTTAATAAATCTTTATAGTTAGTTTGCAGAAAAGCCTGATTGTCCTTTATTTGATAAATTCTCACCATTACAGATAGTGGTTGATTATCTTGATCAGGATTTAAGTTTTTATCAGTATTAAATTGCAAGTATAATTCTTTGATATGATGCGCTTTTTCAGGTTCATTAACAGACGCCTGTTGAACGTCTTTTTTAGATGAACCACATCCAGAAAGCACCAGTAAACATATGCTGATGCCTAATAATTTTCGGTTATTAATAGACATAACATACCTCTTCAGCTTGTTTGATTTTAGAAAGAGGTTTTAATCCTTTATATCCCCCTATGTTGACAGTAATAATTTCTTTAGAACGTTCTTTTTTTACTCTTGTTAATCCTAAAATTCCTGTTCGTCCTAATTGAATCTGAGATTTGTTTAATTTAGCATCAGGTAGTACGCGTTTAGGAATGGTTAATTGTATTTTTGCTGTATATCTCCATCCCAGATAAACTCTTAATAAAATTAAAAAATCTATAAATAACTGTCCTCCTGGAAGCCAAGACTTTGCTTCTTCAAAGTCTTCAGTATATAAATTTAAAGCAATTTGGCTATTTACATCTCTTCCAGTCTTTCCCAAAGTATGGCGTATGTTTAAATGAATAGGTGTTTTTGAGCTTAATTTGATGGGGTTAAGTAATGGAATATGTTGAATAGAGTGAGGTTTTACAGTGGCTATAGTATTTTTTGTTAGAACGGATACTAAGGCACTTATCCCCTCAGCATTACGTGTCGGTAGGCGCATTACGCTCAGTAATGCTAAAAAACGTGATATGGGGGTTGCAATATGTTTTTGTGTTCCTGGAATACCTAGGCCTATTAATCCTAATAAACATTGTGACGTTTCATCCGTGCCACCAGATTGAAAAGAAGCAGGGTAAGAATATTTACGCCATATGCGATAATATTGTGTAACTATACGATGATGAAAAATATCTAAGAAAGATGTAACACTTTCATATCCTTCTCTTTTTTGAGAAATATCATCTAAGAATATCGTTGGTAATGGGGAATCAACCCCATATAGTCCCAAAAAAGTTGTTCTAATTGTTGGAGGAAATGATGAATTTGTTTCAGACCATTGAACTTCTTTAAATTCACTAACGGGAAACCCCATATCTTCGACCGACCTAAAACGAATTAAGTCATTTTTAAGTAAAGAGGTTGTTCCAAGCGCAGGGTAATGCACACCTGTTTTTTCTATTAGTTGGCAAAAACGATAGAAATTAATAAATGTGATTTTATCTTCAATTTTTTTAACTAACCAGAAATCTTCTGACTGTGGTTTTCTTTCCATCTAAAACTCTTTCCAGTAGGTTTTAATGTAATTGTTAGCTGGTTAAATAAATGAATATCTGTATATAAACCAAAAAATTGGTTCAACATCTCGCCAAATAGGCAAATATCCCCCTCACCAGAAAATCCGCTACTATTGATTGTTACTTCAATATAAACACCTCTTAACAAGAATCCCTTTTCAAAACGTTGAATTAAAGAGTGCTCCACATGAATAATTGCCTCCAAACGACGACGATTCATTTCATCATCTGTCCAGTCATATAGAGCCAAAGTCCCTCTTAAGATTTCAGCATTATCCAGCATACTTAAAAAATTAGAGCTTAAATGACTAAGAACACGCCAATGAAAACGATCTGTCGAGGGCGGGTAGCATGGCATTGTAGGTGCGCTTAAATTGCGAACTCTAACCTCTAATTGTGTTGAGTGAAGAGGTTGGTTTAATATGCTATTTCGTAAAGCGCTACGTGGGAGTTGTCCATTAGTTGCAGTAATTCTTAGAGATAGAATTTCTTCTTCAAAGTCGAAGTTCTTTTCAAACGCATCACCGCCAAGAATTAACCATGTATCATATAGGCCAGAGGCCCCACGGCGCACTCGCGTATGATAATAACGTTCTGGGGCTGTATGACGTAACATACCTCCACGATGTTGAAAGCTACTAAAGGGGACGAAATCATGTTGTTCAGCACGTTTTGACGATTTTACATGGTCTACAGAATATATTTCAGTATGACCATCCTGAATTCTTAATGGACGTAGCAAATATTCGTGTTGTAAACCTGAAATTCGTAAAGGATCGGCTTCAATTTCAAATAAATTAATAGCAGGCGTGCAATATAGAACAAAATTTTCTTCAGAAAATAGTAAATCTTGTGGCCATAATTTGTTTAAAACAATATCTAGCTCGAACCACTCTATTGCTTCTGGCAACCTAATTTTTTCTAAACCTTTTAAATTTAAGAACATAAATTTCTCTCTAAAAGAGAAATACTCTAATAAAAGTTGATACCCACTAAAGGCAGTTTCTCCTTTTGGCCATAATCGATCTTCTGGATCAAAACCCATAGGAGAAAAACATAAATCTATCGGTTGTCGATCAGAGTTATAAGCATTCGAATAACGGATAAAACTGTGTTGAGCATATCGTGTTAGATAAAGATGCAGGGCAGAGCTAATGGGGGAATCAGCATTCAGATAAATTGGCAAAGAATGGATATGGATATCACTCCATTCAGCTAAATTTCCGCAATTAAATTGAATTCTAATAACTGAACGACCATCTGGCTCATGTAATAATTGAGCATTACTTAATTTTAAAGGAAGTAGTTCTACATCTCTAGTAGACCTATAGCGACACTTTGTTTTTTTAGAACCAATAGGTTGTGAAATAATTTCAAACCCTTTAGATAAAATTTCTGGTTCTTTTAGTTTATGATAGTCCGGAGTTAATTCAACTACCGCCAAAGAGGGGATAGTACGTAAATAATGTGGCCATAATAAACTGACCAAACCTTCAGTTAATTCGGGTAAATCGTCATCCAGCTTTTGGCGCATTTTTCCCATTAAAAAGGAAAAACCTTCAAATAAACGTTCTACATACGGGTCTCTATCGCTAACTTTATCTAAATTTAGCAGTGCAGCACGATCTGGATGAGCTTGAGCAAACTCTTTTCCAGCTTCGCGCAAATACATCATTTCCGCTTCATAGTAACGTAAAATTAAA from the Commensalibacter oyaizuii genome contains:
- the tssG gene encoding type VI secretion system baseplate subunit TssG, producing MERKPQSEDFWLVKKIEDKITFINFYRFCQLIEKTGVHYPALGTTSLLKNDLIRFRSVEDMGFPVSEFKEVQWSETNSSFPPTIRTTFLGLYGVDSPLPTIFLDDISQKREGYESVTSFLDIFHHRIVTQYYRIWRKYSYPASFQSGGTDETSQCLLGLIGLGIPGTQKHIATPISRFLALLSVMRLPTRNAEGISALVSVLTKNTIATVKPHSIQHIPLLNPIKLSSKTPIHLNIRHTLGKTGRDVNSQIALNLYTEDFEEAKSWLPGGQLFIDFLILLRVYLGWRYTAKIQLTIPKRVLPDAKLNKSQIQLGRTGILGLTRVKKERSKEIITVNIGGYKGLKPLSKIKQAEEVCYVY
- a CDS encoding AAA family ATPase, which gives rise to MKIISIISQKGGVGKTTLSTALAVEAITNNKQVILLDLDPQASSSFWNDSRQNQDNLAVTAIPPARLEHYLKASKDAGANFVFVDTPPFAKDIAYDAAKFADLVLIPTKPAVLDIIAMTRTVDLIKAFSKRSSVILTFCPPTGKEIEEAQDAVKQLGVELCPIKIGNRIAFSRAQQFGQTAQEYEPNSKAAKEIKQLYKYICIHV
- a CDS encoding VasL domain-containing protein, which codes for MNSILSDKFGKIGKTPIALKEFTSLKEEMGKLNHPARPDIDWEKVEELCKIILCKNGADLQTLSFYTIALTKLYQLKGLTKGIDLIDTLIGKYWFNFWPEQTHIRVEIIAWLVKSIQQFLRSYQFSYADLTSIYHLERLFDHLCQNFQDLEIKHLTGMTDLYRLTSKTAKQLERLEQENSISNMVPVDLAGKIKEKKNEDLTSSNDIPNLTKQQKELIIEENNEDKKTTKDSISLSSMPLVQSENNPSKKSFWKGFITGACVIMFIGIISDGAIFYDQYINLKNVPIVNSHYFPENLTDSQINILAKLAENKISKETTDNILTSGEEILNRIEIQPLWSIYYGDHLIKLYQSLFPQNTQVTKLQKQWQNKQKELADQYIQTNTYQTIQNQLQSFLDRLNELDERRGQYITVSELKSIVFSIQKPLFQSPPLDELLRQMKEQKKQQQDTTTLQQQINIRFIQLLNYYYMLQQSK
- the tssJ gene encoding type VI secretion system lipoprotein TssJ, encoding MSINNRKLLGISICLLVLSGCGSSKKDVQQASVNEPEKAHHIKELYLQFNTDKNLNPDQDNQPLSVMVRIYQIKDNQAFLQTNYKDLLKEKNDVVKQNTLSRYDIILKPNEKILLHRSLEKETIYIVIVAFFRKPDLEKNNWKAIIRRDYLIKKKPRIVDVNANNLSVKPTKKELKDQKKK
- the tssF gene encoding type VI secretion system baseplate subunit TssF, whose amino-acid sequence is MAHDDLILRYYEAEMMYLREAGKEFAQAHPDRAALLNLDKVSDRDPYVERLFEGFSFLMGKMRQKLDDDLPELTEGLVSLLWPHYLRTIPSLAVVELTPDYHKLKEPEILSKGFEIISQPIGSKKTKCRYRSTRDVELLPLKLSNAQLLHEPDGRSVIRIQFNCGNLAEWSDIHIHSLPIYLNADSPISSALHLYLTRYAQHSFIRYSNAYNSDRQPIDLCFSPMGFDPEDRLWPKGETAFSGYQLLLEYFSFREKFMFLNLKGLEKIRLPEAIEWFELDIVLNKLWPQDLLFSEENFVLYCTPAINLFEIEADPLRISGLQHEYLLRPLRIQDGHTEIYSVDHVKSSKRAEQHDFVPFSSFQHRGGMLRHTAPERYYHTRVRRGASGLYDTWLILGGDAFEKNFDFEEEILSLRITATNGQLPRSALRNSILNQPLHSTQLEVRVRNLSAPTMPCYPPSTDRFHWRVLSHLSSNFLSMLDNAEILRGTLALYDWTDDEMNRRRLEAIIHVEHSLIQRFEKGFLLRGVYIEVTINSSGFSGEGDICLFGEMLNQFFGLYTDIHLFNQLTITLKPTGKSFRWKENHSQKISG
- the tssE gene encoding type VI secretion system baseplate subunit TssE; this translates as MNPSLYEMLTFNFTDELDLYQVNDTDKIILSVMNNIERVLNCRAGNLAHLPDYGIPDLHSILQNLPESAYNLMNIIQKVLLKYEPRLKSVNVNLISEDKTGNLYYTIRAHLHKVGLVRFSTEFAPEGRILINYLRQRQQID
- a CDS encoding replication initiator protein A, with the translated sequence MNNKENPRHSQFDFFVPYVTDAPLRDHRETMERPFFSLAKRKRLKPIEYISPDGGVFVNVYPNQEFGMATIWDADILIWATSCINEMKRKKINDISKTLYFHPYDLLRSISRNTGGRQYLLLKESLGRLQSTTVVTNIRAHKGKKQRQFSWIESWTDHVDEITGISQGMSITLAEWFYEGILTDGGVLAIDPLYFSITGGRERWLYRVARKHAGGAGEKGFAISLLTLFEKSGVEGSFRRFKYEIYKIVKENKLPRYNLIIERNDNNPLLRIILTKNN
- a CDS encoding ribbon-helix-helix domain-containing protein; the protein is MKNKSNLLLDAINRAVPQIEEEKENSNKIDNSKKQNLSRFGTKLIAGHFDPKIARQLRIIAAEEDTTVQALLEEALNLLFVKKGKSHIGGLTND